A window of Sphingobacterium sp. SRCM116780 contains these coding sequences:
- a CDS encoding aconitate hydratase, with protein MAFDIEMIKKVYSRYEERVNAARKLVNKPLTLSEKILYTHLWDGNATETYDRGVSYVDFAPDRVAMQDATAQMALLQFMQAGRAQAAVPSTVHCDHLIQAKAGAEVDLQRANTESKEVFNFLGSVANKYGIGFWKPGAGIIHQVVLENYAFPGGMMIGTDSHTVNAGGLGMLAIGVGGADACDVMAGLPWELKFPKLIGIKLTGKLSGWTAPKDVILKVAGILTVKGGTGAIVEYFGEGATSMSCTGKGTICNMGAEIGATTSTFGYDESMERYLRATDRADVADAANAIKEHLTADAEVYANPELYFDQVIEINLSELEPSLNGPFTPDLYTPVSRMREEAAKNGWPTKVEWGLIGSCTNSSYEDLSRAASIAKQAIDKGLVTKAEFGINPGSEQVRYTADRDGLLKTFEDLNATIFTNACGPCIGMWDRVGADKQEKNTIVHSFNRNFAKRADGNPNTFAFVASPELVAAIAISGDLGFNPLTDTLTNANGEQVRLDPPTGDELPTKGFDVEDAGYQAPAADGSSVVIDVDPNSDRLQLLAPFAAWEGTDLKGLKLLIKAKGKCTTDHISMAGPWLKYRGHLDNISNNMLIGAVNYFNEKTDSVKNQLTGQYGPVPATQRAYKAAGVGSIVVGDENYGEGSSREHAAMEPRHLGVRAVLVKSFARIHETNLKKQGMLGLTFANKEDYDKIQENDTIDILGLTTFAPGKPLTLVFHHADGTEDQILANHTYNAQQIEWFKEGGALNIIRKNQVK; from the coding sequence ATGGCTTTTGATATAGAAATGATTAAAAAGGTATATAGCCGTTATGAGGAACGTGTGAACGCTGCTCGTAAATTGGTGAATAAACCTTTGACCCTATCTGAGAAAATTTTATATACTCACTTATGGGATGGTAATGCAACTGAAACATACGATAGAGGAGTATCTTATGTAGACTTCGCTCCAGACCGTGTAGCGATGCAGGATGCAACTGCTCAAATGGCATTATTGCAGTTTATGCAAGCAGGTCGTGCACAAGCGGCTGTTCCTTCTACAGTACATTGTGATCACTTGATTCAAGCAAAAGCAGGTGCTGAAGTCGATTTACAAAGAGCAAATACGGAATCAAAAGAAGTTTTTAATTTCTTAGGTTCTGTTGCAAATAAATATGGTATCGGTTTCTGGAAACCAGGAGCAGGTATTATTCACCAAGTTGTATTGGAAAATTATGCTTTCCCTGGAGGTATGATGATCGGCACTGACTCTCATACTGTAAATGCTGGTGGTTTAGGTATGTTAGCTATAGGTGTTGGAGGTGCTGATGCATGTGATGTGATGGCTGGTTTACCTTGGGAGCTAAAATTCCCTAAATTGATCGGTATTAAATTGACCGGAAAATTAAGTGGTTGGACTGCTCCTAAAGATGTTATCTTGAAAGTTGCAGGTATCTTAACTGTAAAAGGTGGTACTGGTGCTATCGTAGAATATTTCGGTGAAGGTGCCACTTCTATGTCTTGTACTGGTAAAGGTACAATCTGTAACATGGGTGCTGAAATTGGTGCTACTACATCAACTTTTGGATATGACGAATCCATGGAACGTTATTTACGTGCTACTGATCGTGCCGATGTTGCTGATGCGGCAAATGCAATTAAAGAACACTTAACTGCTGATGCTGAGGTGTATGCAAACCCTGAATTATATTTTGATCAAGTGATTGAAATTAATTTATCTGAGTTGGAGCCTTCTTTGAATGGCCCTTTCACTCCGGATTTATATACACCTGTTTCACGTATGCGTGAAGAGGCTGCTAAAAATGGTTGGCCAACAAAAGTCGAGTGGGGACTGATCGGTTCATGTACCAACTCTTCTTATGAAGATTTGTCACGCGCAGCTTCAATTGCTAAACAAGCTATTGATAAAGGATTAGTAACAAAAGCTGAATTTGGTATCAATCCAGGTTCTGAGCAGGTTCGTTATACTGCAGATCGCGATGGTTTATTGAAAACTTTCGAAGATCTGAACGCAACTATCTTTACAAATGCTTGTGGTCCATGTATTGGTATGTGGGATCGTGTGGGTGCTGATAAACAAGAAAAAAATACAATTGTTCATTCGTTCAACCGTAACTTTGCAAAACGTGCTGATGGTAACCCAAATACTTTTGCTTTCGTAGCTTCTCCAGAATTGGTTGCTGCTATTGCAATCTCTGGTGATTTAGGTTTCAACCCATTAACAGATACATTAACAAATGCAAACGGTGAACAAGTTCGATTGGATCCTCCTACAGGTGATGAGTTACCAACAAAAGGATTTGACGTAGAAGATGCAGGTTACCAAGCTCCTGCTGCAGATGGTTCATCTGTAGTAATTGATGTTGATCCTAATTCTGATCGTCTTCAATTGTTAGCCCCGTTTGCTGCTTGGGAAGGTACGGACTTGAAGGGTTTGAAATTATTGATCAAAGCGAAAGGTAAATGTACTACTGACCATATTTCTATGGCTGGTCCTTGGTTGAAATATCGTGGTCACTTAGATAACATTTCCAACAATATGTTGATTGGTGCAGTTAACTATTTCAACGAAAAAACAGATTCAGTTAAAAATCAATTAACAGGTCAATACGGGCCAGTTCCTGCTACGCAACGTGCTTATAAAGCTGCTGGTGTTGGATCTATCGTAGTTGGTGATGAAAACTACGGTGAGGGATCTTCACGTGAACATGCTGCTATGGAACCTCGTCACTTAGGTGTACGTGCTGTATTGGTTAAATCTTTTGCTCGTATTCACGAGACGAACTTGAAGAAACAAGGGATGTTAGGTTTGACTTTTGCTAATAAAGAAGACTACGATAAAATACAAGAAAACGATACAATCGATATCTTAGGTTTAACAACATTCGCTCCAGGAAAACCATTAACTTTGGTATTTCATCATGCTGATGGAACTGAAGATCAAATCTTAGCAAACCATACTTACAATGCTCAACAGATTGAGTGGTTTAAAGAAGGCGGTGCTTTGAATATTATTCGCAAAAATCAAGTAAAATAA
- a CDS encoding bifunctional aconitate hydratase 2/2-methylisocitrate dehydratase: protein MSIYNDYLQEVVERKDQGLNPKPIDGAELLSEVIAQIKDLNNENRADSLKLFIYNTLSGTTSAAGVKATFLKEIILRKEVVAEITPTYAFELLSHMKGGPSIEVLLDLALGHDVVIAKQAAEVLKTQVFLYEADTTRLKNAFTSGNAIAKEILESYAQAEFFTKLPELAEEIKVVTFIAGEGDISTDLLSPGNQAHSRSDRELHGKCMITPEVQQEIKALQAQHPDASVMLIAEKGTMGVGSSRMSGVNNVALWTGKQASPYIPFVNIAPIVGGTNGISPIFLTTVDVTGGIGIDLQNWKKKVDANGDVIRNENNEPVLEQVYSVATGTVLTINTKTEKLYHGDQELIDISKALTPQKREFIKAGGSYAIVFGKKIQTFAAEVLGIEMPTVFAPSKEISVENQGLTAVEKIFNNNAVGKTPGKVLHAGSDVRVKVNIVGSQDTTGLMTSQELEAMAAKVISPTVDGAYQSGCHTASVWDKKAQANIPKLMKFMNDFGLITARDPKGEYHAMTDVIHKVLNDITIDDWAIIIGGDSHTRMSKGVAFGADSGTVALALATGEASMPIPESVKVTFKGNMKPFMDFRDVVHATQSQMLQQFGGENVFQGRIIEVHIGTLLADQAFTFTDWTAEMKAKASICISQDDTLIQSLEIAKNRIQIMIDKGMENKNQVLQGLIDKANKRIEEIKTGVKPALTPDANAKYYAEVVIDLDIIDEPMIADPDVNNVDVSKRYTHDAIRELSYYGGDKKVDLGFVGSCMVHKDDLKIVSQMLKNVEKQLGEVKFNAPLVVAAPTYNIIDELKAEGDWEYLQKYSGFEFSDILPKSTARTEYENIMYLERPGCNLCMGNQEKAAKGDTVMATSTRLFQGRVVEDRDGKKGESLLASTPVVVLSAILGRIPNMEEYKAAVDGINLTKFAPISTK from the coding sequence ATGAGTATTTACAACGATTACTTACAAGAGGTTGTAGAACGAAAAGATCAAGGATTAAATCCTAAACCAATTGATGGAGCAGAATTATTAAGTGAGGTTATTGCTCAAATTAAAGATCTAAATAACGAAAACAGAGCAGATTCTCTGAAGTTGTTTATTTACAATACCTTATCTGGTACGACTAGTGCAGCGGGTGTAAAAGCAACGTTTTTAAAAGAAATTATTCTAAGAAAAGAGGTAGTTGCAGAAATTACTCCAACTTACGCATTTGAGTTATTATCTCATATGAAAGGTGGTCCTTCTATCGAGGTGCTCTTAGATCTCGCGTTAGGTCATGATGTGGTTATTGCTAAGCAAGCTGCAGAAGTTCTTAAAACACAAGTTTTCCTTTATGAAGCAGACACAACGCGTTTAAAAAATGCTTTTACTAGTGGTAATGCAATTGCAAAAGAGATTCTTGAAAGTTATGCTCAAGCTGAATTTTTTACTAAACTACCAGAATTAGCAGAAGAAATAAAAGTGGTTACTTTTATCGCAGGTGAAGGTGATATTTCTACGGATTTATTATCTCCTGGTAACCAGGCACACTCTCGTTCGGATCGTGAGCTTCATGGTAAATGTATGATCACTCCAGAAGTGCAGCAAGAAATTAAAGCTTTACAGGCACAACACCCAGATGCTAGTGTGATGTTGATTGCTGAAAAAGGTACAATGGGAGTAGGTTCTTCTAGAATGTCTGGCGTAAACAATGTAGCGTTATGGACAGGTAAACAAGCGAGTCCTTATATTCCATTTGTCAATATTGCTCCAATCGTGGGTGGTACGAACGGTATTTCGCCAATTTTCCTTACTACAGTAGATGTTACGGGTGGTATTGGAATCGATCTTCAAAACTGGAAGAAAAAAGTTGATGCAAACGGTGATGTTATTCGTAATGAAAATAATGAACCGGTTTTAGAACAAGTTTACTCTGTTGCTACAGGTACTGTTCTTACCATCAATACAAAGACTGAAAAATTATATCATGGAGATCAAGAGTTAATCGACATCTCTAAAGCACTTACTCCTCAGAAAAGAGAGTTTATAAAAGCTGGAGGCTCGTATGCAATTGTATTTGGTAAGAAAATCCAAACATTTGCTGCTGAAGTTTTAGGTATTGAAATGCCAACTGTATTTGCTCCTTCTAAAGAAATTTCAGTTGAAAATCAGGGTCTAACAGCTGTTGAGAAAATATTCAATAATAACGCGGTAGGTAAAACTCCAGGAAAAGTGTTACACGCTGGTTCTGACGTTCGTGTTAAAGTGAACATCGTAGGTTCTCAAGATACTACAGGTTTAATGACCTCTCAAGAGTTAGAGGCAATGGCTGCAAAAGTCATTTCTCCAACAGTAGATGGTGCATACCAATCCGGATGTCACACAGCATCTGTATGGGACAAGAAAGCGCAAGCTAATATCCCTAAATTGATGAAGTTCATGAATGACTTCGGGTTAATCACAGCTCGTGATCCTAAAGGGGAATACCACGCTATGACAGACGTTATTCACAAAGTATTAAATGATATTACTATTGATGATTGGGCGATCATTATTGGTGGTGACTCACATACACGTATGTCAAAAGGTGTTGCTTTTGGAGCTGACTCAGGAACTGTTGCGTTAGCATTAGCGACTGGTGAAGCGTCTATGCCAATTCCAGAATCTGTAAAAGTAACATTTAAAGGTAACATGAAGCCATTCATGGATTTCCGTGATGTGGTTCATGCTACACAATCCCAAATGTTACAACAATTTGGTGGAGAGAATGTATTCCAAGGTAGAATTATCGAGGTGCATATCGGTACGCTTCTTGCCGATCAGGCATTTACATTTACGGATTGGACTGCAGAGATGAAAGCAAAAGCTTCTATCTGTATTTCTCAAGACGATACGTTAATTCAATCATTGGAAATCGCTAAGAACCGTATCCAAATCATGATTGATAAGGGTATGGAAAACAAAAATCAAGTATTACAGGGTCTAATTGATAAAGCTAATAAACGTATCGAAGAAATTAAAACGGGTGTAAAACCAGCTTTAACTCCAGATGCAAATGCTAAATATTATGCTGAGGTGGTTATTGATCTTGATATTATTGATGAACCAATGATTGCAGACCCTGATGTGAACAACGTTGATGTTTCTAAGCGTTATACGCATGATGCCATTAGAGAGTTGTCTTACTACGGTGGTGATAAAAAAGTAGATCTAGGTTTCGTAGGTTCTTGTATGGTGCACAAAGATGATTTAAAAATCGTTTCTCAAATGCTTAAGAACGTAGAGAAACAACTAGGTGAAGTTAAATTTAATGCACCTTTAGTTGTCGCTGCTCCAACTTACAACATCATTGATGAGTTGAAAGCAGAAGGAGATTGGGAATACTTACAGAAATATTCTGGTTTCGAATTTAGTGATATTTTACCAAAAAGTACAGCTCGTACGGAATACGAAAACATCATGTATTTAGAGCGTCCTGGTTGTAACCTTTGTATGGGTAATCAAGAAAAGGCTGCAAAAGGTGATACTGTAATGGCGACTTCTACACGTCTTTTCCAAGGTCGTGTGGTTGAAGACAGAGATGGTAAAAAAGGTGAATCTTTATTGGCATCTACTCCAGTTGTTGTGCTTTCTGCCATCTTAGGTAGAATTCCAAACATGGAAGAGTACAAAGCTGCTGTTGATGGTATCAACTTAACTAAATTTGCGCCTATTTCGACAAAGTAA
- the rpe gene encoding ribulose-phosphate 3-epimerase, whose product MSSKKHLIAPSVLAADFAKLYDDIVMVNKSEADWFHIDIMDGVFVPNISFGFPVMQAIAKHATKPLDVHLMIVDPDRYLQVCKDSGAEIITVHYEACTHLHRTLAAIKELGCKAGVALNPHTSVSLLADVIADLDLVCIMSVNPGFGGQKFIQNTYNKVKQLRAMAAGVNDGLLIEIDGGVGVSNAGALLQAGADVLVAGNSVFAASDPTQAIADLKAVDSQLKSI is encoded by the coding sequence ATGTCAAGTAAAAAGCATCTTATTGCACCTTCAGTTTTGGCTGCGGATTTCGCCAAATTGTATGATGATATTGTAATGGTAAACAAAAGTGAAGCCGATTGGTTTCATATCGATATCATGGATGGTGTATTTGTACCCAATATTTCTTTTGGTTTTCCTGTGATGCAGGCTATTGCTAAGCACGCTACAAAACCATTAGACGTACATCTAATGATTGTTGATCCAGATCGTTATCTACAAGTTTGTAAGGATTCTGGCGCTGAAATCATTACGGTACATTATGAAGCTTGTACACATTTGCACAGGACATTAGCTGCGATAAAAGAATTGGGCTGTAAAGCAGGAGTGGCATTAAATCCACATACATCCGTTTCTTTATTGGCAGATGTAATTGCAGATTTGGACTTGGTTTGTATAATGTCTGTTAACCCTGGTTTTGGGGGACAGAAATTTATCCAGAACACCTATAATAAAGTAAAACAGTTGCGCGCGATGGCAGCGGGAGTAAATGATGGATTATTGATTGAAATTGACGGGGGAGTAGGAGTCAGTAATGCAGGAGCTCTTTTGCAAGCGGGTGCTGATGTATTGGTTGCAGGTAATTCGGTATTTGCGGCATCTGATCCAACGCAAGCTATTGCTGATCTCAAAGCTGTTGATAGTCAGCTGAAAAGTATTTAA
- a CDS encoding HD family phosphohydrolase: MSRLKIKYKRETDSSLNLISKIGLILATIILICIFLPKQARFRYEFQKGKVWNHENLISPYNFAILKTQEELNEDKKNILKTIQPIYDVNQTISREQVDQFGTDLAEKWQTNKLDTTPQKIQDYRAVGNDILTHLYSRGILSLNNRFQNRNDDKSLAAKQYNFTLIQDKVATQKNTADCYTIESSYEYANSVLTNSNKIVYKKWLLETLKNYITLNYVYNDQQTERLEQNALANISSTRGVVQKGELIAEKDKIISNETYQKLESLRKIYEDEGKISGNQTYVTLGQFLIISLALFILMIFLYLFRKDIYYNNRLLTIIMIVIIGMLAVLSWAIKIKIPNLYYIPFCSVPIIIRILFDSRVALNIHLLMVLLAALFVPNSYEFVFLQFMAGIVAIYSIKSLVKREQFFISSAIILATYLTAYFGLLLTRNGSLSTINLMDIVPFIVSVMITLMAYPLVYAFEKLFGIVSDLTLMELTNSNSKLLRELSFKAPGTFQHSLQVANLAEAAIYRIGGNPLLVRAGALYHDIGKMTSPQFFIENQKTEKNPHDELSPEQSAQIIISHVIKGVEIAKKNQLPDVIIDFIKTHHGTTQVDYFYNLFIKNNPDKLVDESLYQYPGPIPFSKETAVLMMADSVEAASRALKEHTEESINKLVDKIIEHKLKLNQFANSNITLKEITESAHIFKAMLKSIYHVRVDYDLSKKK; encoded by the coding sequence GTGAGTAGATTAAAAATTAAATATAAACGCGAAACCGACAGCAGTTTGAACCTCATTAGCAAAATAGGTTTAATACTAGCGACCATTATTCTTATTTGTATTTTCCTACCAAAACAAGCTCGTTTTCGTTACGAATTTCAAAAAGGTAAAGTTTGGAATCATGAGAACTTAATTTCCCCTTATAATTTTGCGATTCTTAAAACACAAGAAGAGTTAAATGAGGACAAGAAAAATATTCTTAAAACTATACAACCTATTTATGATGTTAATCAAACCATAAGCAGAGAGCAGGTTGATCAATTTGGAACGGATTTAGCTGAAAAATGGCAAACCAATAAATTAGACACAACACCTCAGAAAATTCAAGATTACCGTGCTGTCGGAAATGATATTTTAACCCATTTGTATAGCCGTGGAATTTTATCGCTTAATAATAGATTTCAAAATCGTAACGACGATAAAAGTCTTGCTGCAAAACAGTATAATTTCACGCTCATACAAGATAAAGTAGCCACACAAAAAAACACAGCTGATTGTTATACCATAGAGTCATCGTACGAGTATGCAAATTCTGTACTTACCAATTCCAATAAAATTGTATACAAAAAGTGGTTACTGGAAACGTTAAAAAATTACATCACCCTCAATTATGTCTACAATGACCAACAGACAGAACGTTTAGAACAAAATGCACTGGCCAATATTTCTTCCACTAGAGGGGTTGTACAAAAGGGAGAACTCATTGCTGAAAAAGACAAAATAATCAGCAATGAAACTTATCAAAAATTAGAATCCTTACGGAAAATATATGAAGATGAAGGTAAAATATCTGGAAACCAAACTTATGTTACCCTTGGACAATTTTTAATCATCTCTCTTGCTCTGTTCATTTTAATGATATTCCTATATCTTTTCAGAAAAGACATCTATTATAATAACCGACTATTAACCATCATTATGATTGTGATCATAGGGATGCTTGCCGTATTGTCATGGGCCATTAAAATAAAAATTCCAAATCTATATTATATTCCCTTTTGTTCCGTTCCTATTATCATTCGTATTCTATTTGACTCTAGAGTTGCGCTCAATATACACCTCCTCATGGTGCTATTGGCGGCCCTATTTGTTCCAAATTCATATGAATTTGTATTCTTACAATTCATGGCAGGAATAGTAGCCATTTACAGCATTAAGTCATTAGTTAAAAGGGAACAATTCTTCATTTCATCTGCCATCATATTAGCCACTTATCTCACTGCATACTTTGGACTCTTGTTGACTCGAAATGGCTCCTTAAGCACCATTAATTTAATGGACATTGTGCCATTTATTGTGAGTGTGATGATCACCTTAATGGCTTATCCATTGGTATATGCTTTTGAAAAATTATTTGGAATTGTATCTGATTTGACATTAATGGAGCTAACAAATAGTAATTCAAAATTACTTCGAGAACTTTCATTTAAAGCTCCAGGTACTTTCCAGCATTCACTTCAAGTTGCAAATTTAGCTGAAGCTGCAATTTATCGAATTGGTGGCAATCCATTATTAGTTAGAGCAGGAGCACTTTATCATGATATTGGTAAAATGACAAGTCCACAATTCTTCATTGAGAATCAAAAAACGGAAAAGAATCCACACGATGAACTATCACCAGAACAAAGTGCACAGATTATTATTTCCCATGTGATCAAAGGTGTGGAGATCGCTAAGAAAAATCAACTACCAGATGTGATTATAGATTTTATCAAAACGCATCATGGCACGACACAAGTTGATTATTTTTATAATCTATTTATTAAAAACAACCCTGACAAGCTGGTTGATGAAAGCTTATATCAGTATCCAGGTCCTATCCCATTCTCCAAAGAAACGGCTGTTTTGATGATGGCAGACTCGGTTGAAGCGGCTTCTAGAGCATTAAAAGAACACACTGAAGAGTCTATCAACAAATTAGTAGATAAAATCATTGAGCACAAATTGAAGCTCAATCAATTTGCAAACAGTAATATTACATTAAAAGAAATTACAGAATCAGCACATATATTTAAAGCCATGTTAAAGAGTATTTATCATGTGCGCGTGGATTACGATTTAAGTAAGAAAAAATAA
- a CDS encoding GNAT family N-acetyltransferase, with the protein MNLREAIVGDIKQIQRVRNSVKENMLSDPNLVSDQDCEEFITKRGKGWVYQIEDQIVGFSIIGLQENNVWALFVHPDFDRQGIGKQLHDVMLNWYFSKTVEHVWLGTAPNTRAETFYRKLGWTEIGTHGKGEVKFQMTAENWKILKSDQQ; encoded by the coding sequence ATGAACTTGAGAGAAGCAATTGTAGGAGATATAAAGCAGATTCAAAGAGTAAGGAATTCTGTAAAGGAAAATATGTTATCGGATCCGAATCTTGTGTCGGATCAAGACTGTGAGGAATTTATTACAAAAAGAGGAAAAGGCTGGGTTTACCAAATAGAAGATCAGATTGTTGGATTTTCGATCATTGGCCTACAGGAAAATAATGTCTGGGCATTATTTGTTCATCCCGATTTTGACAGACAAGGTATCGGTAAACAGCTGCATGATGTAATGCTTAATTGGTATTTCAGTAAAACTGTTGAACATGTTTGGTTAGGTACTGCTCCGAATACAAGAGCAGAGACATTTTACCGTAAATTAGGTTGGACAGAAATCGGTACTCATGGAAAAGGTGAAGTGAAATTTCAAATGACTGCCGAAAATTGGAAAATCTTAAAGTCTGATCAACAATAA
- a CDS encoding ABC transporter permease, with protein sequence MILRQMVWYLARIIKINLMFSNYLKIAFRILWHNKTYVILNIVGLGFAIACCILSYLNYNYRENFDQNHASSKQIYRLNTTRVVEGSKQSWGVVPLSLAETVLKEKTGNDRIARLGNTSVIVKIGEHTFDEHVHYADKTLFDFFNFPLKYGNLSSFDQSNQLIISEALANKYFPKQMPVGRSLTLIGPEGNPMIYTIAAVTQQIPANSSIQFDIITSFENEFIHGRSTSDDWANQGLITTFVELENANAIRSVTVNLNPYVALHNHHRKDWLIEGFTLQPFSELATSSDIDMSGYVYGSQLTTNPRGVLVIVPAIMSLFILLITCFNFTNISIAFASSRLKEIGIRKVIGGLKRQLIWQFLTENIVLCLLAAILALLFVHLLLPTVNQLTGFDLSPNYGRDYGFWLFLLCIPAISAILSGLYPAVYVSSFQPVQILKGKTALGASSRFTRFLLISQFSLSCFALVVGIVMTQNVSFQEKADFGYSINEVAVVEISTPQQYLVFSKAVQQNPEIKGVAGSVQQIGDGTYTQTIKNENNEIQAQVAQVGGEAYLNTMGIRLVQGRHFYNTGADVDASIIVNETFLQRLQLKQPLGKQVTLDSVHYTIVGVVSDYKEYGLHGLVPPCVLRMAKPEDYKFMVIRTDKNNLMQVTKDLQSSWHQLVPNVPYRSYLQSDLIEKEVRMTQAFKSIAFFLAIVTLLLSASGLFAQISLNVDKRSKEIGIRKVLGASIFQIIILVCREFIRILLIAFVIGSTLGYLFTSKFIFQVIYHYHPAAGLVPYIGTFLIVLLSCGVIIGTKVFNTSKANPINRLRAE encoded by the coding sequence GTGATATTGAGACAAATGGTATGGTATTTGGCACGCATCATTAAAATTAATCTTATGTTCTCGAACTACTTGAAGATCGCTTTCCGTATTCTTTGGCACAACAAGACTTATGTAATTCTCAACATTGTAGGCTTGGGTTTTGCCATTGCATGTTGTATTCTGTCTTATCTCAACTACAATTACAGGGAGAATTTCGACCAGAATCATGCGAGTTCCAAACAGATTTACCGATTAAACACCACTCGCGTGGTAGAAGGCAGTAAACAGTCCTGGGGTGTTGTACCTTTATCATTGGCAGAGACAGTGTTGAAAGAAAAAACTGGGAATGATCGGATTGCTCGGCTTGGTAATACTTCTGTTATTGTAAAAATCGGAGAGCATACTTTCGATGAGCATGTTCATTATGCTGACAAAACCCTATTTGATTTTTTTAACTTTCCTCTAAAATATGGTAACCTGTCTAGCTTTGACCAATCTAACCAGTTAATCATTAGCGAAGCTCTTGCAAATAAATACTTTCCGAAACAAATGCCTGTAGGTAGATCTCTGACGCTTATCGGACCAGAAGGTAATCCAATGATCTATACAATCGCTGCTGTAACGCAGCAAATCCCAGCTAATTCAAGTATTCAGTTCGATATCATTACATCTTTTGAAAATGAATTTATTCATGGACGATCGACATCTGATGACTGGGCAAATCAGGGCCTCATTACAACATTTGTTGAATTAGAAAATGCTAATGCGATCCGTTCCGTAACGGTTAATCTGAATCCCTATGTAGCACTTCACAATCATCATCGTAAAGATTGGCTAATAGAAGGCTTTACTTTGCAACCTTTTTCTGAACTGGCGACCAGTTCGGATATTGATATGTCTGGATATGTATATGGAAGTCAACTAACAACCAATCCTCGTGGTGTACTCGTTATCGTTCCAGCTATCATGTCGCTGTTTATTTTGCTGATTACCTGTTTTAATTTTACCAATATTTCCATTGCATTTGCTAGTAGTCGGTTAAAGGAAATAGGTATTAGAAAAGTGATTGGAGGTTTGAAACGTCAGTTAATCTGGCAGTTCTTGACCGAGAACATCGTACTTTGTCTGTTAGCAGCCATATTAGCACTGTTGTTTGTCCACTTATTATTACCAACTGTTAATCAGCTTACTGGCTTTGATCTTTCACCTAACTATGGTAGGGATTATGGTTTTTGGCTATTCCTGCTATGCATACCCGCTATCAGTGCCATCCTTTCTGGGTTATATCCAGCTGTGTATGTGAGTTCCTTTCAACCAGTGCAGATCCTTAAAGGAAAAACTGCTCTTGGTGCTTCCAGTCGGTTTACACGTTTCTTATTGATTTCACAGTTCAGTTTGTCGTGTTTTGCATTGGTGGTAGGTATTGTGATGACTCAGAATGTTTCGTTTCAAGAGAAAGCTGATTTTGGTTATAGCATAAATGAGGTGGCGGTGGTAGAAATTAGTACCCCACAGCAATATCTTGTTTTCAGCAAGGCCGTTCAGCAAAATCCAGAAATTAAAGGTGTAGCGGGAAGTGTTCAGCAAATAGGTGATGGCACTTATACCCAAACCATCAAAAATGAGAATAACGAAATACAAGCACAAGTCGCCCAGGTTGGAGGTGAAGCTTATCTTAATACTATGGGTATTCGTTTAGTGCAGGGACGTCATTTTTACAATACTGGTGCAGATGTGGATGCATCTATCATAGTCAATGAGACTTTTCTGCAAAGATTGCAGCTAAAACAACCGCTAGGCAAGCAAGTAACCTTAGATAGCGTACACTATACGATTGTTGGGGTTGTAAGTGATTACAAAGAATATGGTTTGCACGGTCTTGTACCTCCTTGTGTGCTACGCATGGCTAAACCAGAAGATTATAAGTTTATGGTTATTCGCACAGATAAAAATAACTTGATGCAAGTTACCAAAGACTTACAGTCCTCTTGGCATCAACTCGTACCCAATGTCCCATATCGGAGTTATCTACAGTCGGATTTAATTGAAAAAGAAGTCCGTATGACGCAAGCATTTAAGTCAATAGCATTTTTTCTAGCGATTGTAACCTTACTGCTATCAGCATCAGGGTTGTTTGCACAGATTTCTTTAAACGTTGATAAACGAAGTAAAGAAATAGGTATTCGTAAAGTACTCGGTGCATCAATATTTCAAATCATTATTCTTGTTTGCCGAGAGTTTATACGAATTCTTCTCATTGCCTTTGTGATTGGTTCAACTTTAGGTTATTTGTTTACTAGCAAGTTTATTTTTCAAGTTATTTATCATTATCATCCTGCTGCCGGACTAGTGCCATATATTGGAACATTCCTGATTGTATTGCTTAGTTGCGGTGTAATTATTGGTACGAAGGTATTCAACACCAGCAAAGCAAATCCAATTAATAGATTACGTGCTGAGTAA